In one Polaribacter sp. ALD11 genomic region, the following are encoded:
- a CDS encoding RagB/SusD family nutrient uptake outer membrane protein: MKKIIYLLVIVFIFNACSESFLETAPNDALSPSTFWKSKKDLDLALTGCYSGFEDGGSIMYRDCGSDNAYNNFPWEGWTNIGNGKMSPADPGANYYGFGTINRCNEFLANADNATAVPEGDREIYKAQARFIRAYNYYTLTINYGDVPLIVENFATPEEAKVPRDSQEVIRTFIEDELKSVIGTLPESYSGAEYGKATKGAAQALLMRYYLYFKDYKNALITANSISGYSLNPTFEGLFDPANEQNSEIILSVQHTPDLYAIGFTPFLPNGIGGWSSVVPTQSLVDAFGMLDGKTIQEAESDGEYNPTNPYVNRDPRLRASIVYSGQEFGSKVYRSVEEESNDYFNKADNASKTGYNFKKYTAFMELDPGAAYWNMGNDIFIFRYAEVLLTIAEAKLELGQIDNELYKALDDVRLRAGIAPVDRVKYANESNLRKLIRNERRVEFAMEGLRRDDIIRWDIASDVLNGDLMGTKRGTVLGTIQPNGDYNVSLTLPSNLIENRSFQAPKNNLLPIPQGAIDKNPNLVPNNVGY; the protein is encoded by the coding sequence ATGAAAAAAATAATATATTTATTAGTTATAGTTTTTATATTCAATGCTTGCAGCGAATCTTTTTTAGAAACAGCACCTAATGATGCTCTTTCTCCTTCTACTTTTTGGAAAAGCAAAAAAGATTTAGATTTGGCTTTAACAGGTTGTTATAGCGGTTTTGAAGATGGAGGTTCAATTATGTATCGTGATTGTGGCTCTGATAATGCATACAATAACTTCCCTTGGGAAGGATGGACAAATATAGGAAATGGTAAGATGTCGCCAGCAGACCCAGGTGCTAATTACTACGGTTTTGGTACTATTAACAGATGTAATGAATTTCTTGCAAATGCAGACAATGCAACAGCAGTACCTGAAGGTGATAGAGAAATTTATAAGGCTCAAGCGCGCTTTATTCGTGCATATAATTATTATACTTTGACAATAAACTATGGAGATGTACCTTTAATTGTAGAAAACTTTGCTACTCCAGAAGAAGCTAAAGTACCAAGGGACTCGCAAGAGGTAATACGCACATTTATTGAAGATGAATTAAAGTCTGTGATTGGCACTCTACCGGAATCTTATTCTGGAGCAGAATATGGAAAAGCTACAAAAGGAGCTGCTCAAGCGTTACTTATGCGTTATTATCTTTATTTTAAAGACTATAAAAATGCATTAATAACTGCAAACAGTATTAGTGGTTATTCTTTGAACCCTACATTTGAAGGACTCTTTGATCCGGCTAATGAGCAAAATAGTGAAATAATTTTATCGGTACAACACACTCCAGATCTTTATGCAATAGGTTTTACTCCCTTTTTACCGAATGGAATTGGTGGTTGGTCTTCAGTAGTACCAACACAGTCACTGGTTGACGCTTTCGGAATGCTAGACGGAAAAACGATTCAAGAAGCAGAAAGTGATGGGGAATACAATCCAACAAATCCTTATGTAAATAGAGATCCTAGATTAAGAGCTTCTATCGTTTATTCTGGTCAAGAGTTTGGAAGTAAAGTCTATCGTTCAGTTGAAGAAGAAAGTAATGATTATTTTAACAAAGCAGATAATGCATCTAAAACTGGATATAATTTTAAAAAATATACGGCGTTTATGGAGTTAGACCCAGGTGCTGCATATTGGAATATGGGTAATGATATCTTTATATTTAGATATGCAGAAGTACTTCTAACAATTGCAGAAGCAAAGTTAGAATTGGGACAAATAGACAACGAACTTTATAAGGCTTTAGATGATGTACGTTTGAGAGCTGGTATTGCCCCGGTAGACAGGGTGAAATACGCTAATGAATCAAACCTAAGGAAGCTGATAAGAAATGAACGTAGAGTTGAATTTGCAATGGAAGGTCTTCGTAGAGACGATATTATACGTTGGGATATTGCTTCAGACGTTCTTAATGGTGATTTAATGGGAACAAAAAGAGGAACAGTATTAGGAACAATACAACCAAATGGAGATTATAATGTTTCTTTAACACTACCATCAAATCTAATTGAGAACAGATCTTTTCAAGCTCCTAAAAATAATCTTTTACCAATCCCACAAGGAGCAATTGACAAGAACCCGAACTTGGTGCCTAACAATGTTGGATATTAG
- a CDS encoding AGE family epimerase/isomerase, with protein sequence MKFSKHYKDTLLKDVIPFWEKHSIDNKNGGYFTCLDAHGNVYDTDKFIWLQGRQIWTFSMLYNKVEKNEKWLEIAKNGVDFLRKYGMNSKGDFYFSVTAEGKPLVEAYNIFSDCFAAMAFSQYAIASRDEEVKELAKKTYFNILSRIDNPKGVYEKNTDTRQLIGFSLPMILSNLVLELEEILEPEEVQKTIDYSIHQVMEVFLDKKTGLIFENVLPNGEHHDSFNGRLLNPGHGIEAMWFMIDIGVRKNDQALINRATQTILTILEYSWDEKYGGIFYFMDSKGHPPQQLEWDQKLWWVHLETLVALSKAYEQTENPEILKWYTKVHEYAWTHFSDPENGEWFGYLNRQGEVLLNSKGGKWKGCFHVPRAMYQCWKSFEKIEAKNNK encoded by the coding sequence ATGAAATTTTCTAAACATTACAAAGATACATTACTTAAAGATGTTATTCCCTTTTGGGAAAAACATTCAATAGATAACAAGAATGGCGGTTATTTTACGTGTTTAGATGCGCATGGAAATGTATATGATACAGATAAGTTCATCTGGCTTCAAGGACGACAAATCTGGACCTTTTCTATGTTATACAACAAGGTAGAAAAAAACGAAAAATGGCTTGAAATTGCTAAAAATGGTGTAGATTTTTTACGCAAATACGGTATGAATAGTAAAGGCGATTTTTATTTTTCTGTAACAGCAGAAGGTAAACCTTTAGTAGAAGCTTATAATATATTTTCAGATTGTTTTGCTGCAATGGCATTTAGTCAGTATGCAATTGCATCTAGAGATGAAGAGGTAAAAGAACTCGCTAAAAAAACGTATTTCAATATTTTAAGTAGAATTGATAATCCGAAAGGCGTTTATGAGAAAAACACAGATACCAGACAATTAATTGGTTTTTCATTACCAATGATATTATCTAATTTAGTGTTAGAATTAGAAGAAATTTTAGAACCAGAAGAAGTTCAAAAAACGATAGACTATAGCATTCATCAAGTGATGGAAGTGTTTTTGGATAAAAAAACAGGGTTAATTTTTGAAAACGTTTTACCGAACGGAGAACATCATGATAGTTTTAACGGACGTTTGTTAAATCCTGGTCATGGTATTGAAGCCATGTGGTTTATGATAGATATTGGTGTGCGTAAAAATGACCAAGCACTAATCAATAGAGCAACACAAACTATTTTAACTATTTTAGAGTATAGTTGGGATGAAAAATATGGTGGGATTTTCTATTTTATGGATTCAAAAGGGCATCCACCACAACAATTAGAATGGGATCAAAAATTATGGTGGGTTCACTTAGAAACTTTAGTAGCACTGTCAAAAGCGTATGAACAAACAGAAAATCCTGAAATTTTAAAATGGTACACCAAAGTACATGAATATGCGTGGACTCACTTTTCAGATCCAGAAAATGGCGAATGGTTTGGCTATTTAAACCGTCAAGGAGAAGTGTTATTAAATTCAAAAGGGGGAAAATGGAAAGGTTGTTTTCATGTGCCTAGAGCCATGTATCAATGTTGGAAATCTTTTGAAAAAATAGAAGCAAAAAATAATAAATAA
- a CDS encoding dihydrodipicolinate synthase family protein — protein MKIKNLIAAAYAPMHSDGSLNTAKIKDYSQFLINNKIAGVFMNGSTGDFASLSTEERKQITLAWSQNKSKDLYLIDHVGHTSLREAKELAMYAADKMDAIAVLAPYYFRLNKIEKLVEYCKEIAACAPNIPFYYYHIPVLSGANFNMQEFLKLAEDEIPNLAGIKFTNNNLIDYQHSKKVANDKFNILFGYDEIFLNSLPMGATGWVGSTYNQLAPLYYKIKELFEKGDMAAASELQVKAIRFVEILDSKGGFNGVGKGFMRVLGIDCGPSRFPHTTLTDADYKIIKEELDATGLADLFSK, from the coding sequence ATGAAAATAAAAAATTTAATAGCTGCAGCGTATGCACCTATGCATAGTGACGGATCGTTAAACACCGCGAAGATTAAAGACTATAGTCAGTTTTTAATCAATAATAAAATCGCAGGAGTATTTATGAACGGGTCTACAGGAGATTTTGCATCATTATCAACAGAAGAGCGCAAACAAATTACATTGGCTTGGTCTCAAAATAAATCGAAAGATTTGTATTTAATAGATCATGTAGGCCACACAAGTTTAAGGGAAGCAAAAGAATTAGCAATGTATGCAGCCGATAAAATGGATGCTATTGCTGTTTTGGCTCCTTATTACTTTAGATTAAACAAAATAGAAAAATTAGTAGAATATTGTAAAGAAATTGCTGCATGTGCACCAAATATTCCATTCTATTATTATCATATCCCTGTATTATCTGGAGCTAATTTTAATATGCAAGAATTTTTGAAATTAGCAGAAGATGAAATCCCTAATTTAGCGGGGATAAAATTTACCAATAATAATTTAATAGATTATCAGCACAGTAAAAAAGTTGCCAATGATAAGTTTAATATCCTTTTTGGTTATGATGAAATATTTTTAAACAGTTTGCCAATGGGGGCTACAGGTTGGGTTGGTAGCACATACAATCAATTGGCACCATTATATTACAAAATAAAAGAACTTTTTGAAAAAGGAGACATGGCAGCAGCTTCAGAATTACAAGTAAAAGCCATTCGATTTGTAGAAATTTTAGACAGCAAAGGTGGGTTTAATGGTGTTGGAAAAGGTTTTATGAGAGTTTTGGGTATAGATTGTGGCCCAAGTAGATTTCCACATACCACACTAACAGATGCAGATTATAAAATTATTAAAGAAGAATTAGACGCTACTGGTTTAGCAGATTTGTTTAGTAAATAG
- a CDS encoding RagB/SusD family nutrient uptake outer membrane protein translates to MKKYLYIFIAALTLSACESELELTSPSQLTTAGFWDTEEGAKTAHTGLFANLRSSASTLWLLGEMRSDIWGGRTYESPANESLIESNITVATAPFGGWAGLYTRIHRVNDFIINVPNITFNDASEKKHLLGQAYGLRALYYYTLLKTWGDVPIILEPFTDVDPANLSRIRTPKKDVMALIKSDLEASLTSFGSDGSYWESSKVFWSKAATLTLKGEVFIWSGNLLGGGAADFTVAKTALQKVATLGVSLEPNISNLWGVPNEGNSEFIFAIQYQQDEASNFYNGLTGRSTEINPQFNNVGESMSDFVIAGANRYGQSEKTILLLDDSDDARGDATFIKLYTDDNGGAGYPTYSEPTYFGSIFKKFLGQVNGSERIFENDVPLYRYADVVLLLAEAKNLLGEDPSSEINQIRKRAYGANYVVANHAYVNGSQADNTDAILNERYKEFIGEGKRWWDLRRAGDSFVIDNVSFLSAGEEYKLVLPITNDMIGRNPLLEQTIGYTN, encoded by the coding sequence ATGAAGAAGTATTTATATATATTTATTGCTGCATTAACTTTAAGTGCCTGTGAAAGCGAGCTTGAGTTAACAAGCCCTAGCCAGTTAACAACAGCCGGTTTTTGGGATACAGAAGAAGGAGCTAAAACAGCACATACAGGTCTGTTTGCAAATCTAAGGTCATCTGCTAGCACGCTTTGGTTATTAGGGGAGATGAGGAGTGATATTTGGGGAGGACGCACCTATGAGTCGCCTGCTAACGAGTCTTTAATAGAATCTAATATTACAGTTGCTACAGCGCCTTTTGGGGGTTGGGCAGGATTGTACACTAGAATTCATAGAGTAAATGATTTTATAATTAACGTACCCAACATTACTTTTAATGACGCATCAGAAAAGAAGCATTTATTGGGACAAGCTTACGGTTTAAGAGCTTTATACTATTATACATTACTAAAAACTTGGGGAGATGTACCAATTATTTTAGAACCTTTTACAGATGTAGATCCTGCCAATTTAAGTAGAATAAGAACTCCAAAAAAAGATGTAATGGCTTTAATAAAATCAGATTTAGAAGCTTCTTTAACCTCATTTGGTTCAGATGGAAGTTACTGGGAAAGTAGTAAAGTCTTTTGGTCTAAGGCTGCAACTTTAACACTTAAAGGTGAAGTATTCATCTGGTCTGGAAATTTACTTGGCGGTGGCGCTGCAGATTTTACAGTAGCTAAAACAGCATTACAGAAAGTAGCAACTTTAGGTGTAAGTTTAGAGCCTAATATCTCGAATTTATGGGGTGTTCCGAATGAAGGTAACAGTGAGTTTATTTTTGCAATACAATATCAGCAAGATGAAGCAAGTAATTTTTATAATGGTTTAACTGGTAGAAGTACCGAAATTAATCCACAGTTTAATAACGTAGGGGAATCTATGAGTGATTTTGTTATTGCTGGAGCAAATAGATACGGTCAATCTGAAAAAACAATACTATTGTTAGATGATAGTGATGATGCTCGTGGAGATGCAACTTTTATAAAATTATATACAGATGATAATGGAGGAGCTGGTTACCCAACATATAGCGAGCCAACATACTTTGGTTCTATCTTTAAAAAGTTTTTAGGGCAAGTAAATGGTTCTGAACGTATTTTTGAAAACGATGTGCCATTATACAGATATGCAGATGTTGTTTTACTTTTAGCTGAAGCAAAAAATTTATTAGGAGAGGATCCGTCATCAGAAATCAATCAAATTCGTAAAAGAGCTTATGGGGCAAATTATGTAGTTGCTAACCATGCGTATGTAAATGGTTCGCAAGCAGATAATACAGATGCTATTTTAAATGAGCGTTACAAAGAGTTTATCGGAGAAGGAAAAAGATGGTGGGATTTAAGGAGAGCTGGAGATAGCTTTGTAATAGATAACGTTAGCTTTTTATCTGCAGGAGAAGAATATAAGTTAGTATTACCCATAACTAATGACATGATTGGTAGAAACCCTTTGTTAGAACAAACAATTGGTTATACAAATTAA
- a CDS encoding SusC/RagA family TonB-linked outer membrane protein: MKKKDSNIIYMIFILLFTLPTLSYGQEKTITGTVVSLRDNIPFPSATVFIKATKKGTATDFDGKYTIKVKVGDVLVFSYVGYKTTEVTVTNKVVINVALEESSAMLDEIVITGYGKQSRSKLTTSVSKLDTKILENSTRSNAATALQGTIAGLRVTNTTGQPGATPQIVLRGGTNFNGTGSPLILIDGIPGSFYALNSDDIESIEVLKDAAATAIYGARSADGVILVTTKTGKVGKSSINYKYKYSMNSERDDQKYIGAADHINYNRQSIAWYREIAGNSGAFGAFLNGSNSAGLGNNTTTDPFTTQLLTPSNQYLLKQPGWASIPDVLDPTQQILFYDNQEVGDRIYQTSESKDHYLSFDGGNEKGTYYLGLGVLDNDGLVLGSGFKRYSGKFSGSYEVANNVKVNSNILYAHSSLNRSPLGGDDTVFRRFQGQASTSRTFNSNADGTLTDDYAPGQNQSFGNPLYYQDKFVRKNLEQRLSASVGVNWEIIDNLDVSVTGSHFTVNNHNESFNRAYRVGTTDGPLRTGREASVSLQRTLRNQLTGTLNYTKSVGKHSFNALIGAEYYKDNYFSTSAGTRNSPTDLIETLNAGAEADGIPTSFESEYVIISNFGRLLYDYDNRYLFGFTYRNDGSSRLGNNKFGFFPGVSFGWNAHKETFFEDSSISNVVTKLKPRLSYGVNGNLEVLSNYGVYGSYGSQGVYNGQTGYANSSLPTLDLFWEKSTTLNAGLDVSFLNDRISIITDIYSRDIKDKLANLTLPYYTGFSGILTNNGTIRNRGFELQINGDIIRNDNLTWNVGATFTTNKNYVVKLPENDNDLNRQGGTLIWNADTQSEEWVGGYQEGQRSGGDLVVAFEQAGIYATQAEADADNAITDEYMPGASRNKRWAGDVKWVDQNKDGIINGLDRKVIGRTTPDFVGGITTNLNYKNFSLFVKTDFATGHLVWNHVKNKGYGQTQGNLAQPIEVLDSWSPTNTDTDLPRFVFVNGAKNIWRGSEGSGSLQNYANNKFWEKGNYLALREITVSYNVPTAYFKDAIKRLSVYATGTNLHYFKSMSGDTPEVGGVQYGQFPVPKTITIGLNLTF, from the coding sequence ATGAAAAAAAAAGATTCCAATATCATTTATATGATATTTATTTTGCTTTTTACCTTACCAACGTTAAGTTATGGTCAGGAAAAAACAATTACAGGAACGGTAGTTTCCTTAAGAGATAATATACCTTTTCCTAGTGCCACTGTATTTATTAAGGCAACCAAAAAAGGTACAGCAACAGATTTTGATGGTAAGTATACTATTAAAGTGAAAGTAGGAGACGTGCTAGTATTTAGCTATGTTGGTTATAAAACAACCGAGGTTACCGTTACAAACAAAGTAGTAATTAATGTAGCTTTAGAAGAGTCTAGTGCAATGTTAGATGAGATTGTAATTACTGGTTATGGTAAACAATCGAGATCTAAATTAACAACATCTGTATCTAAATTAGATACAAAAATTTTAGAAAACTCAACAAGATCTAATGCAGCAACAGCCTTACAAGGTACTATTGCTGGTTTAAGAGTAACAAACACTACAGGTCAACCAGGTGCTACACCACAAATTGTTTTACGTGGTGGTACTAATTTTAACGGTACTGGTTCTCCGTTAATCTTAATTGATGGGATTCCAGGTTCTTTTTATGCTTTAAATTCAGATGATATCGAATCTATAGAAGTATTAAAAGATGCAGCAGCAACAGCTATTTATGGGGCAAGATCTGCAGATGGAGTTATTTTAGTAACCACAAAAACCGGTAAAGTAGGAAAGTCGTCTATCAACTATAAATATAAATATAGTATGAATAGCGAAAGGGATGATCAAAAGTATATTGGTGCTGCAGATCATATAAACTACAACAGACAATCGATTGCTTGGTACAGAGAAATTGCTGGTAATAGTGGTGCTTTTGGTGCTTTTTTAAATGGAAGTAATAGTGCAGGACTTGGTAATAATACAACTACCGATCCTTTTACAACACAACTTTTAACGCCTTCAAATCAATATTTATTAAAGCAACCAGGTTGGGCGTCTATTCCAGACGTTTTAGACCCAACACAACAAATTTTATTTTATGACAACCAAGAAGTTGGTGATCGTATTTATCAAACTAGCGAATCAAAAGATCATTATTTATCTTTTGATGGTGGTAATGAGAAAGGGACTTATTATTTAGGTTTAGGTGTTTTAGATAATGATGGTTTGGTTTTAGGTTCTGGTTTTAAAAGATATTCAGGAAAATTTAGTGGTTCTTATGAAGTTGCAAATAATGTAAAAGTAAACTCAAATATTTTATATGCTCACTCTAGCTTAAATAGAAGTCCTTTAGGGGGAGATGATACTGTATTTAGAAGATTTCAAGGGCAAGCATCAACCTCAAGAACTTTTAACTCTAATGCAGATGGTACGTTAACAGATGATTATGCACCAGGGCAAAATCAAAGTTTTGGTAACCCATTATATTACCAAGATAAATTTGTTAGAAAGAATTTAGAACAGCGTTTGTCTGCTTCTGTAGGTGTTAATTGGGAAATTATAGACAATCTAGATGTATCTGTAACTGGTAGTCATTTTACAGTTAATAATCATAATGAAAGTTTTAATAGAGCGTATAGAGTAGGTACTACTGACGGACCATTACGTACAGGACGTGAAGCTTCAGTTAGCTTACAAAGAACATTAAGAAATCAGTTAACAGGTACTTTAAATTATACAAAAAGCGTTGGTAAACATAGTTTTAATGCATTAATTGGAGCAGAGTATTATAAAGACAACTATTTCAGTACATCAGCAGGTACTAGAAACTCTCCTACAGATTTAATTGAAACATTAAACGCAGGGGCTGAAGCAGATGGTATTCCTACTAGTTTTGAATCTGAGTATGTTATTATATCTAACTTTGGTAGATTATTATACGATTATGATAATCGGTATTTATTCGGATTTACCTATAGAAATGATGGGTCATCTCGATTAGGGAATAATAAATTTGGTTTTTTTCCAGGAGTATCTTTTGGATGGAATGCTCATAAAGAAACTTTCTTTGAAGATTCTTCAATTAGTAATGTAGTTACTAAATTAAAACCAAGATTAAGTTATGGTGTAAATGGTAATCTAGAGGTTTTAAGTAATTATGGTGTTTATGGTTCTTACGGAAGTCAGGGTGTTTATAATGGACAAACCGGTTATGCTAACTCATCTTTACCAACCTTAGATTTATTTTGGGAAAAATCAACAACGTTAAATGCAGGTTTAGATGTATCATTTTTAAATGATAGAATCTCAATTATTACAGACATTTACTCAAGAGACATTAAAGATAAATTGGCAAACCTTACTTTGCCATACTACACAGGGTTTAGTGGTATCTTAACAAATAACGGAACCATTAGAAATAGAGGTTTTGAGTTGCAAATTAACGGTGATATTATTAGAAATGATAATTTAACTTGGAATGTAGGTGCTACTTTTACTACTAATAAAAATTATGTAGTAAAACTTCCTGAAAATGACAATGATTTAAACAGACAAGGAGGAACCTTAATTTGGAATGCTGATACTCAATCTGAAGAATGGGTTGGTGGTTACCAAGAAGGGCAAAGATCTGGTGGAGATTTAGTAGTTGCTTTTGAGCAAGCAGGTATATATGCAACACAAGCAGAAGCAGATGCAGATAATGCCATAACAGATGAATACATGCCAGGTGCAAGTAGAAATAAACGTTGGGCAGGAGATGTAAAATGGGTAGATCAAAATAAGGACGGTATCATTAATGGTCTAGATAGAAAAGTGATTGGACGTACTACTCCAGACTTTGTTGGTGGTATTACAACAAATTTAAATTATAAAAACTTTAGTCTATTTGTTAAAACAGATTTTGCGACAGGTCATTTAGTTTGGAATCATGTTAAAAATAAAGGGTACGGACAAACACAAGGTAATTTAGCACAACCTATTGAAGTATTAGATTCTTGGTCTCCTACCAATACAGATACAGATTTACCTCGTTTTGTTTTTGTGAACGGAGCTAAAAATATTTGGAGAGGTAGTGAAGGTAGTGGTAGTCTACAAAATTATGCGAATAATAAATTCTGGGAAAAAGGAAACTATTTAGCATTGCGTGAAATAACAGTAAGTTATAACGTACCAACAGCATATTTTAAAGACGCTATTAAAAGGTTAAGCGTGTACGCAACAGGTACAAACTTGCATTACTTTAAAAGCATGAGTGGAGATACACCAGAAGTAGGTGGTGTGCAATACGGACAATTTCCTGTTCCTAAAACAATTACAATAGGACTTAACCTAACATTTTAA
- a CDS encoding DUF3472 domain-containing protein, protein MILNKTKKTLSGISIIILSVFMMGIVFSCKNDKNPDQIAATKIKPLSFEIPAKGNSWVTNNVVLNNRIIRDDGIRNWKDSETRIKTYFKTEKTGKINLMLKLKGIEESSKIRISLGSDTKEITIKKANKKEVSIGEFNISKAGYQTIEIQGLQKDGTVYADIDAFIIEGAATAANVYFIKEDFYFGRRGPSVHLSYELPKEKKITYFYNEINVPEGEDVIGSYYMANGFKDGYFGIQVNSETERRILFSVWSPFDTQDPNEIPDDHKIILLGKGDGVTSGEFGNEGSGGQSYKVYNWKASTTYKFLLKGVPAKNNSTDYTAYFYAPEQGKWNLIASFRRPQASRYLQNLYSFLENFETKTGYISRKANYNNQWIYTSDNEWIELTKAKFTADATARKESRWDYAGGVEGNKFFMKNCGFFSDTTPIDSHFTRKSNGVAPIIDFSKLEALE, encoded by the coding sequence ATGATATTAAATAAAACAAAAAAGACACTTTCAGGAATTTCAATAATAATACTATCTGTGTTTATGATGGGGATTGTGTTTTCATGCAAAAATGATAAAAACCCAGATCAAATTGCTGCAACGAAAATCAAACCTCTTTCTTTTGAAATACCAGCAAAGGGAAATAGCTGGGTTACAAATAATGTAGTGTTAAATAATAGAATTATTAGAGATGATGGAATCAGAAATTGGAAAGATTCTGAAACACGAATTAAAACCTATTTTAAAACAGAAAAGACTGGGAAGATTAACTTGATGTTAAAGTTAAAAGGAATAGAAGAATCATCAAAAATTAGAATTTCTTTAGGCAGCGATACCAAAGAAATTACCATAAAAAAAGCCAATAAAAAAGAGGTTTCTATAGGAGAATTTAATATTTCTAAAGCAGGTTATCAAACGATAGAAATTCAAGGATTACAAAAAGATGGTACTGTGTATGCAGATATCGATGCTTTTATTATTGAAGGAGCTGCTACCGCAGCAAATGTTTACTTTATTAAAGAAGATTTTTATTTTGGTAGACGTGGGCCATCAGTACATTTATCTTATGAGTTACCAAAAGAAAAAAAAATAACATATTTTTATAATGAAATTAATGTTCCGGAAGGTGAAGATGTTATTGGCTCTTACTACATGGCAAACGGATTTAAGGATGGTTATTTTGGTATTCAGGTAAATTCAGAAACTGAACGTCGCATTCTTTTTTCAGTTTGGAGTCCTTTTGATACTCAAGACCCGAATGAGATTCCAGATGATCATAAAATTATTTTGTTAGGAAAAGGAGATGGCGTAACATCTGGCGAGTTTGGTAATGAAGGTTCTGGTGGGCAAAGTTATAAAGTGTATAACTGGAAGGCGAGTACTACTTATAAGTTTTTATTAAAAGGAGTTCCAGCTAAAAATAATTCAACAGATTATACAGCTTATTTTTATGCGCCAGAACAAGGTAAGTGGAACTTAATAGCTAGTTTTAGAAGACCGCAAGCCAGTAGGTATTTACAAAACCTGTATTCTTTCTTAGAAAATTTTGAGACGAAAACTGGTTATATTTCGCGAAAAGCAAATTATAATAATCAATGGATATACACTAGCGATAATGAATGGATAGAATTAACAAAGGCTAAGTTTACAGCAGATGCCACTGCAAGAAAAGAATCTAGATGGGATTATGCAGGTGGTGTAGAAGGAAATAAGTTTTTTATGAAAAATTGTGGTTTTTTTAGTGATACTACTCCAATTGATTCTCATTTTACAAGAAAATCAAATGGAGTTGCACCAATTATAGATTTTTCTAAATTGGAAGCTTTAGAGTGA
- a CDS encoding FadR/GntR family transcriptional regulator has translation MKRKLSKIKPLENLSLVDKVELRLKEYFKENNLKIGDSLPKELEFAEALGVSRTVIREALLRLRTIGVIQSKKRSGMILTQPDIIQNFEKAIEYNLLGEEALVDIFELRLILEVGMADLLFARKTEKDINDLDKIVSKIEKEEDGNVIFSLKHEIAFHSKLYQMSNNITLQRFQDLLLPVFNYVHEDMPESAKNFQYSKGKFVSHRDLLNILKDGNAEDFREAMRNHLEPHFERVLSLVKA, from the coding sequence ATGAAAAGAAAACTTAGTAAAATTAAACCACTTGAAAACTTGTCGTTAGTCGATAAAGTGGAACTTAGATTGAAAGAATATTTTAAAGAAAATAATTTAAAGATTGGCGATTCGCTGCCAAAAGAACTAGAATTTGCTGAAGCATTAGGCGTAAGTAGAACCGTAATTAGAGAAGCACTTTTAAGATTGAGGACAATTGGAGTTATTCAATCTAAAAAGCGAAGTGGAATGATATTGACGCAACCAGATATCATACAAAATTTTGAAAAAGCCATTGAATATAACTTATTAGGAGAAGAGGCTTTAGTTGATATTTTTGAACTTAGATTGATTTTAGAAGTAGGAATGGCAGATTTATTGTTTGCCAGAAAAACAGAAAAAGATATTAATGACTTAGACAAAATCGTTTCTAAAATAGAAAAAGAAGAAGATGGCAACGTCATTTTTAGCTTAAAACACGAAATTGCTTTTCATAGTAAACTGTATCAAATGTCAAACAACATAACACTACAAAGGTTTCAAGACCTATTGTTACCTGTATTTAATTATGTACATGAAGACATGCCAGAAAGTGCAAAAAACTTTCAGTACTCAAAAGGGAAATTTGTATCGCATAGAGATTTATTAAATATTTTAAAAGACGGGAATGCCGAAGATTTTAGAGAAGCTATGAGAAACCATCTAGAACCACATTTTGAGAGAGTTTTAAGTTTGGTTAAAGCTTAA